A single Pseudomonas sp. MM223 DNA region contains:
- a CDS encoding putative protein: MVPLANHAGESAPQRDGRFHNQALLAQDGVLKKLRIGLKYLFLRKPPQTRPATPISLQPMTRQQVLDAPDHSLWRLGHSTVLLKLRGRFFITDPVFAERASPVQWAGPLRFHAPPLALDQLPPLAAVVLSHDHFDHLDEQAIRQLAPHTGVFLAPLGVGDLLISWGVAPAQVRQLDWWQESVVDGVRFVATPAQHFSGRGLLDSNRTLWASWVIVDEGVRVFFSGDTGYFDGFKQIGERFGPFDLTLIETGAYNVAWPDVHMQPEQSLQAHLDLRGRWMLPIHNGTFDLSTHKWQEPFERILTLANQAQVRLSTPQMGERVSLDSPHAGQNWWQPRPVRQRGQANERTMAAR, translated from the coding sequence ATGGTCCCTTTGGCCAACCACGCCGGCGAGTCGGCACCCCAGCGGGATGGACGCTTCCACAACCAGGCGTTGCTTGCGCAGGATGGCGTATTGAAAAAACTGCGCATCGGGCTCAAGTACCTGTTCCTGCGCAAACCGCCACAAACGCGACCAGCCACGCCGATCAGCCTCCAGCCCATGACCCGCCAGCAGGTGCTCGATGCCCCGGACCACAGTTTGTGGCGCCTGGGCCATTCCACAGTATTGCTGAAGTTGCGTGGGCGCTTCTTTATTACCGACCCGGTGTTCGCCGAGCGCGCCTCACCCGTGCAGTGGGCCGGCCCGCTGCGCTTCCATGCGCCGCCGCTGGCACTGGACCAGTTGCCGCCGCTGGCTGCGGTGGTGCTTTCGCACGATCACTTCGACCACCTCGACGAGCAGGCGATTCGCCAATTGGCGCCGCACACCGGGGTATTCCTGGCGCCACTGGGCGTGGGCGACCTGCTGATTAGCTGGGGCGTGGCCCCGGCGCAAGTGCGACAACTGGACTGGTGGCAGGAAAGCGTCGTGGATGGTGTGCGCTTCGTTGCCACCCCGGCGCAGCACTTTTCCGGGCGCGGGCTGCTGGACAGCAATCGGACGTTATGGGCGTCCTGGGTGATCGTCGATGAAGGTGTGCGGGTATTCTTCAGTGGCGATACCGGTTACTTCGACGGTTTCAAACAGATAGGCGAACGTTTCGGGCCATTCGATCTGACCCTGATCGAAACCGGTGCCTATAACGTCGCCTGGCCTGATGTGCACATGCAGCCGGAGCAGAGCTTGCAGGCCCACCTGGATTTGCGTGGGCGCTGGATGCTGCCGATTCACAACGGCACGTTTGACCTGTCTACCCACAAATGGCAGGAACCCTTCGAACGCATACTCACGCTGGCCAACCAGGCGCAGGTACGCCTGAGCACGCCGCAGATGGGTGAGCGGGTCAGCCTTGACTCTCCGCATGCCGGGCAGAACTGGTGGCAGCCGCGGCCTGTGCGTCAGCGGGGCCAGGCAAATGAACGCACAATGGCGGCACGCTGA
- the yfdC gene encoding Inner membrane protein YfdC (*Name yfdC), with amino-acid sequence MSDAPSEKTPGLSADEEQEVSHNQPPRAAVLHEIIRYQGDQELERTLAALWWSALAAGLSMGLSLMAMGLFYARLPDGDSAQVVASIGYSAGFLAVILARQQLFTENTLTAVLPVMTSPTLANFGRLMRLWGVVLLGNLAGTLLVAWVMLELPIFDSKTDAAFLEIGRKVMKNDVSQMFAKGIVSGWMIATMVWMIPSMEHAKIWIILMITYLMALGDFTHIVVGSVEVSYLVWAGEETWRSFWLQFALPTLAGNIIGGSFIFGLISHAQVRSDSGKPPSQLLKDGQARPSHSRDDKQ; translated from the coding sequence ATGAGCGATGCGCCAAGCGAGAAAACCCCAGGCCTGTCTGCAGATGAAGAGCAGGAAGTCAGCCATAACCAACCACCGCGGGCGGCCGTGCTGCACGAGATCATTCGCTACCAGGGCGATCAGGAACTGGAACGCACGCTCGCCGCGCTGTGGTGGTCAGCACTGGCCGCCGGCTTGTCCATGGGGCTGTCGCTGATGGCCATGGGGCTGTTCTATGCCCGCCTGCCGGACGGTGACAGCGCCCAGGTGGTTGCCAGCATCGGCTACAGCGCAGGCTTTCTCGCCGTTATCCTGGCACGCCAGCAACTGTTTACCGAGAATACCCTCACCGCCGTGCTGCCCGTCATGACCTCCCCTACCCTGGCCAACTTCGGTCGCTTGATGCGCCTGTGGGGCGTGGTATTGCTCGGCAACCTGGCTGGCACCCTGCTGGTAGCGTGGGTCATGCTGGAGCTGCCGATCTTTGACAGCAAGACAGATGCGGCCTTCCTGGAGATCGGCCGCAAGGTCATGAAGAACGACGTCAGCCAGATGTTCGCCAAAGGCATTGTTTCGGGCTGGATGATCGCCACCATGGTCTGGATGATTCCGTCCATGGAGCACGCCAAGATCTGGATCATCCTGATGATCACCTACCTGATGGCCCTTGGCGACTTCACCCACATAGTAGTGGGTTCGGTCGAGGTGTCTTACCTGGTCTGGGCTGGCGAAGAGACCTGGCGCAGCTTCTGGCTGCAATTCGCCCTGCCTACCCTGGCGGGCAACATTATTGGTGGCAGCTTTATCTTCGGCCTGATCAGCCATGCTCAAGTACGCAGTGACAGCGGCAAGCCGCCCTCGCAACTATTGAAAGACGGCCAGGCCCGGCCCTCGCACAGCAGGGACGACAAACAATGA
- the dgcC gene encoding putative diguanylate cyclase DgcC (*Name dgcC) gives MMDNRSGKGLSFVKRIYLPRVIGLGIGLLSVMAGMAPLTPTGWVWGLLLFNGLLWPHVAYLWAKRSATPYQAEQRNLLLDSLMGGFWTAAMHFNPLPSVTVLSMMTMNNVAAGGKRLVVRGAMAQLAGMLVAILVLGPGLQLNATPLQVYACLPMLTLYPLALGWVCYQLAIKLADHKRRLSALSLTDSLTGLLNHGAWKDLLLLKFQACKQLPGSAVIALIDIDHFKTINDTFGHVVGDCVLRQLSTELRRNLREGDQAGRYGGDEFCVILPDTSEAQACHAMERLREQVANYRNPQLPHLRISLSIGLSAFEAGLQSPEHWLEQADKALYTAKHAGRDQVNFARGEAATLRLAYPD, from the coding sequence ATGATGGACAACCGCAGCGGCAAAGGCCTTTCATTCGTCAAGCGCATCTACCTGCCGCGCGTTATCGGCCTGGGCATCGGTCTGCTCAGCGTCATGGCCGGCATGGCGCCGCTGACGCCGACTGGGTGGGTGTGGGGGCTGCTGCTGTTCAATGGGCTGCTGTGGCCGCACGTGGCCTACCTCTGGGCCAAGCGCTCGGCAACCCCTTACCAGGCGGAACAACGCAATTTGCTGCTCGACTCACTGATGGGCGGGTTCTGGACCGCCGCCATGCACTTCAACCCGTTACCCTCCGTGACCGTGCTGTCGATGATGACCATGAACAACGTCGCTGCCGGCGGCAAGCGGCTGGTCGTGCGTGGGGCAATGGCCCAGCTGGCCGGCATGCTTGTCGCCATTCTGGTGCTTGGCCCCGGCCTGCAACTGAATGCCACGCCCCTGCAAGTTTATGCCTGCTTGCCGATGCTGACGCTGTACCCGTTAGCCCTGGGCTGGGTGTGCTACCAGCTGGCGATCAAGCTGGCCGACCACAAGCGCCGGCTGAGCGCCCTGAGCCTCACCGACAGCCTGACCGGGCTGCTCAACCATGGCGCCTGGAAAGACCTGCTGCTGCTGAAGTTCCAGGCTTGTAAACAGCTACCGGGGAGCGCGGTCATTGCCCTCATCGACATTGACCATTTCAAGACCATCAACGACACCTTCGGCCACGTGGTCGGCGATTGTGTTCTGCGCCAGCTCAGTACCGAACTCCGGCGTAACCTGCGCGAAGGCGACCAGGCCGGGCGGTACGGCGGCGACGAGTTCTGCGTGATCCTGCCGGACACCAGCGAAGCTCAGGCCTGCCACGCCATGGAGCGCCTGCGCGAGCAGGTCGCCAACTACCGTAACCCGCAGTTGCCGCACCTGCGCATCAGCCTAAGCATCGGCCTGTCAGCGTTCGAGGCTGGCCTGCAATCCCCGGAACACTGGCTAGAACAGGCGGACAAGGCCCTGTACACCGCCAAGCACGCAGGCCGCGACCAAGTCAATTTTGCCCGCGGCGAGGCTGCGACGCTCAGGCTGGCCTATCCTGATTGA